Below is a window of Leishmania donovani BPK282A1 complete genome, chromosome 21 DNA.
gcggctgcgctggcaACTGGTGCGTCACCCGCCGCTCtgacagcagccgcgcgcgccaACTACTCGCGCATGGCCTCCGCGGGCGTGCTGCCGGTGTTGGAGGCGGATGTGGCTTACGTGGCGAACACCGACGTTGCCGAGGCTGTGTCTATCAGCACCTATAACTTCTCCCGTCGCATGAgctcggcggcgggggccggtgaaggcgccgcagccgacaAGGGCGAGCCAGTGCGTCGACCGAaccgcctcttctcccgATGCCAGACGGCGATCCCCCAAACGCGGGACtccatgcagcagcagcagcgcgcactgCGCCGCCAGAACTCTGCAACGCTGGCTTCGTCCAAGacccacagcagcgctggtgcgACTTGTACGCGCAGGCAGGTGAGCCGTGCAAAGGCAACAGAGGCGTTTGCGAGGTCGAAGACATACTACACAGTGCCGAAGTCGACCGCAACGCTGAGCCGACCAAGCCGCCGCAGATCTGGCGTTCGGGTCAGCACCAACAGTAGCACTCGTAGCACCGGCAGCCTCGGCGGGGGTTCGCCGCATGCGCGGCCATCCTCGTCGCAGCACAATGCGACGCGACTCTCTGCCTTCTACAGCATTCCCCCAgcggagcaggcgcgcggATCGGGCAAGGGACGTGCGAGCATGCTGAGCAGCAACGCTACCACGAAGCCGTCTGCGGCAGAGATCTCGTTCTGCAACCTGGACGTCATGAAGTCGTTGAGGGAACGAAGCACGAGCGACGTGAACCGCCAGGTGCCAACGGGCAACAAGCCCAGCTCGATTTCGAATAGGGTAGATCTCACGAATATCAGTAGCGTGCACCCGAGGAAGGGCATGGCGCAGCCAGTGCCATCGTCGACCGGTGCACGCGTGAGCGCTGGCCACGACACCACTTTGGTGAGCACCACTCCGGTGGTGCCGAGGCTCGATTTTGGGGCCCTGGAAGGAAAGCGCTGAGGGCACTCGCGGAGAGTGGCGGCTCGATTattctttttgtttttcctttgtgCGTgcccgcgtgcgcgtctgtggCTCAGTGGGGCGTGTCTTCCAGAagaggtgtgcgtgtaggggggagggagggggagagagagcgagtggCGCGTGGCACGTGGTGCTGTGATCggaagagaagcacacacacacacacacacacacgcacatacacacacactaaAACAAGCGATAACCTACGGACGGGCCATCGTttgccgccaccgttgcGAGTACGACGACCTCCTGCTTCCTCGCCTCAGCTATTATCCAgctttccttctccctctccattTGGGGACACCaagcacgtgtgcgcgtgtgtgccaggCGAGAGGGAGATTTTGAGGCGGGGACAACAGATACAGAgtcacgcgcacacacgcggtgGGTCGTTTTGTTTGGTTTCGTgctttttcccttttcctgTACCCACTCACGCTGTCATGAGCACACCGTCCATCACATATTTGTTtgtatatgtgcgtgtatatatatatatatatttcgCCGCTTTACTTCTTGTTCGGTGCGTTGTTGTCGGGGTCTGCGTCATTTTCCTTAGGTACGCCACATCCCCCGGTCCACCTCCAATGCTTTCATGAGCcactcttctccccctcctttccctcctccacgcacacacgcacgcacacatcgaCAGGATAACAGCAGATATAtatgcgcatgtgtgtgtgtgtgcgtgtgcgggccTCTACTTCTTTTCATTTGTTGTTTTGTGGTGTGGCATTGCTTACCGTTTCGTTGTACCTTTATGTTAGAGTCCATCGATAAAAACGCATGTACATGTATATACATGCATGCCTGTAtggggtgtgcgcgcgcgtatgCTCTTGTGCGCTTTTGCTGtacctttttctttttctttgccctcccccctttttcttctctcgcttcaTGATtggcgcatacacacacacatatatatatatatgtgtgtgtgtgtgcgtgtgtgtgcgtgtgtgtgtgtgtatgcgtatggGCGTGCAGGCACTTCCACCCTTGCTCATGTGTCTTTCATTCCTCTCCTCGAGCGCTtttccgcctctcctccaccaccttcaCTACTCGCCCTCGCGGCTGTTTCGGTGGCATGCTGGTGCTTGAGCACTGTTCTCACTCAAGATTCGCAAGCACGGACGCCAAACCCCTTCCCTGTATTAGATCTTCGCTTCGCACGCTTTCGCTTGGCCTTCTTCCGTTTTCACTTGTTAGTGCCTTTTCGAGTGTGTGAGCTGGCCCGAACAGGCAGAGCGCTTTAGAATAGGAAAGGGTACTTGCAACCACTCTCCCGGCGTCTGcgagtctctctctccttgtccTTCGTCGGGCACGCTAGAtgttctctctgtgtctaTCTTCTTCCTTTATCTACAtgtacgcgtgcgtgtgcgtgtgcgtgtctgtttCGTGCGAGCCGTCACCATCATCACCGCCCACGCCCTCCATTGTGCGCTCTCCGCCGCGCGCATTTtcctttgttgttttctcATTCATTCCCGTATTATTATTTTTGTTCTTGTGTacgctgcacacgcacacgctcttGTTTCCAGTCCTCGAATCACTAAACGTCTGAAGCATGATCGGAGGAACCGAAGAAGCCACACCTACACGGGAGAGTGAaggggggtggaggaggaggaagaggtcctcttcccccctcatCCCACAGACACACTACCACACAGGGCACGAGGATacgcggaaaaaaaaacgatgaagagcagagaggcagagatgcACGAGGGGTACATGCGTATGGAGGGAGCGATTGAGAGACGGCACCGTTCTCATGTTTTGCtgctcgcttctctcttgcaCCCGTCTCTTCGATTTCCCCTCCattcccctctccctctcgtgccgctgcgttTTGGATGGTCAGAGTAGTGTGCTCGATATGCACATCTCTCTGCTTGTGTgcctgcctgcgtgtgcttcGAGAAGAGGATTGTACGCCAAATCCTCCCCTGTGCCGGCGCGCTGTCATGCAGCTCCTTCCTGTGACATGTGCACATCAGCGTATAATTCATGGCGCTAtccgtctctccctctctctctccctggCGGATACCTCCCGACGCGTCTTCTTCATGTCCTCTTctcgcgcttctctctcgctgctcaTGCCTCGTTCATCGCACCATCATCGCAATACGTTGCcacgcgtgcatgcatgtacGCCCTAAAACCTTTCCGATTCTGttgcccttcttttttttttgcctttcgGCACCCTTACACTCCCCTTTTTcccgcgcgtgtgtgcgcacgtctTTAACGCTGTCCCCCCTTTCTTTTGCTCAGTTGGACGTGCATTACAACCCCCTCGTCCCCCTTTTCGCTCTCTCAGGAAGATGGTGAAGGTCAAGAGCCTCTGCACCCTGCAAATCCCGGAGGGTGTGACCGTCGATGTGAAGGGCCGCAAGGTCACCGTCACGGGTAAACGCGGCACCCTCACGAAGGACCTgacgcacctgcagctggaCTTGCGCGTGGACAAAAAGAATCGCACCTTCACGGTGATTCGCTGGTTCGGCTCCAAGATCCCGATCGCGTGCCTGAACACCACCAAGGCGCACGTGCAGAACATGATCACTGGCGTGACGAAGGGCTACCGCTTCaaggtgcgctgcgcctACGCTCACTTTCCGATCAACGTCTCCGTGGATGGCCAGAACATCGAGGTCCGCAACTTCCTTGGTgagaagcgcgtgcgccgccagctgGTGCCCAGCAGCGTGAAGGTCAGCCAGACCGACCCGTCCAAGGTCAAGGATGAGATCATCTTCGACGGCAACGATCTGGAGCAGGTGTCccgcgaggccgccgtgctgcaccaGATGTGCCTGGTCAAGAAGAAGGATATCCGTAAGTTCCTTGACGGTATCTACGTCCAGACCAAGACCAACATTGAGGGTATGGAATAGgaagagcgcgtgcgtgccggtgcgtctctctctctctgtcgctgcaTGCACACGCCTTCGCGCGTGTGGGATGCCTCATGGGAGCGAATTGTGTTTGTGCGAGTGCGGAATTGGCACTGAGAGCGGAAGGGCGATGCcgtctgtgtatgtgtgcgtgtgatgtGAGTCAGGTGGAGCTGAAGAGGACGAAAAGGCAGGGGAGTGCTGGGAGTGGTGGCGAGAACAAGACATGGGGGTTGGGGTGGGTGTCTTTCCACCCTCAGCCCATCGTTTTCTCTCGCCTCAAGCATCTCCTACCGTTCAGGTCCTCCCACCTTCTCCAGAGGAGcccacacaggcagacacacgcacacacacacagatgcacTGAAGCCCCctctgctgttgctgctgctgctgctgctgctctgcctccCCACACCTGACAGCCAACGATGCAgacggaagaaaaaaaaagacgtcctgtctctctctctcgcacttATTCCTCTCTTCGCTTTTTCTTTGGGGTTTCGGAGATGGCGCTCATGTGTGCGGGTGCCCCCGtctgcatgtgcgtgtgcgtgtgtgcccagccatctctgcgcgcgcacatgtgGACGGCGCACTGAAAAGGGAGACCATCTGCTCAGTACGCCGTTCCGtgttgttttcgttttttttttcgtttccaCCACGACCACAAAACCGACGATCAAGGACGGCGGCTCTCTTCTCtgagggcgacggcggcggcttttGCCTCCGTCGTTGAGGGAAAGGACATACAGGACGCCTGCATCGCCGTCTTGGGTGACACGGGTGACGTGACACCAGTGGTCCGTGCGGACGGTCTCCTTCACTGAAGTATGCACATATGGGTGCAGGGGGCGCGTGGCACCGGCTGTACTCGCCGGACATAGggacaaaacaaaaagcgtGCATACGTGTTAACCTGTGTTCCCGTCGGCCGGCTCTCctaccttctctctccctttctttcttctccccctttttcgcGCTTGCGAACCCGTCCATCGTTGTTGCCACACGTCTGCGACGTGCGCGTCTTCCTCCACCGCACACGtcacgcacaaacacacgtaTTCCTGCGCTTCTTGCGACACATTGCATCCCTTACCttcgctcttcctcttccaaCCACGTACGGCTGTGAAGAGAAGACACTTCGTGTCAGGCACTCTTCCCTAGCCATCTCCCTCCTTCAAGATGACGAAGACCAACGGTCAGAACGCAGCTCGTAAgctggtgcgcctgcgctgccgcaacCGCTGGGCCGACAAGGGCTggaagcgcgcgcacaccttCTCAGCCAGGAAGGCGAACCCCTTCGGCGGGTCGTCGCACGCCAAGGGCATCGTGCTGGAGAAgatcggcgtcggcgccaagCAGCCTAACTCCGCCATTCGtaagtgtgtgcgtgtgcagctgaTCAAGAACGACAAGAAGATCATCGCGTTCGTGCCGAACGATGGCTGCCTTCACTTCATCGAGGAGAACGACGAGGTGCTGGTGTCTGGTTTCGGCCGTTCTGGCCACGCCGTCGGTGATATTCCCGGCGTCCGCTTCAAGATCGTGAAGGTGTCGAACGTCGGCCTGTACGCCCTGTACCGGCagaagaaggagaagccGCGTAACTAGAAAACTAGGGACGCatgctgcctctctctctctgtccctgtctgtgcctgtgtcaCTGGCACATgcaagaggaggacgacgaacGGCCGGGAGCGTGCACGCGGCCGCGTTGTGGTCTCGCGGAGCGTCTACGTACACATTGTGTTGGACATGGCGcagacgggggggggggagataATGGTGATGCGCGGTTGCACCTCGTTGTGTCctacgccgctgcctctgcctaAGTCTTGTTTTCTCTCGCTTACTTTGATGCTTTTCTCCTAATTTTGCCTGATTTTACCGTTCTCTACGCCAAGACACGCACGAACGACGAGATTGCCCCCGCCTCCCACCCAGCAAACAATCGAAGTGCCGCCGTAGCTCACGCACGTGCGGGGGTAgaagaaggagggggtggatagatccggcgcagcggcggctttgAGGCCTCGGAAAAAAGGTGAAGACGAAGCCGGCGCGCACGTTTTCTCTATAGATATATATGCGTAGATTTGCTCATGCACTGCCAGCTGTGTTACGTGCAGGCAACAACCTTCTCTACTCCCTCCTACCCCTTCCGGCGCTCGCCCGCTTGTTCCtcctttttccccctttttccctATTCACTaacccacgcgcacgcccgCATGCGCACCATCGCTCACTGACTCTCAACAAGCGCGCTCACCTACATAGGACTGCTTTTCGGTGGTTTAGGAAAGTGCACTCGCACAAACGGTAACGCAATCTAATTCAacaccctcttcctccgccaACATACTCCGCGCCTCCTGcacccttcctccctccatctccggctctgcccccctcccccctttcccccctCACGAAGGAGGCTCTTCACcagcagcaaaaaaaaaagaaagtaAACTGAAGGCCAGAGAAGGGCATCACTgtcaccgctgccactcCACTGTCGAAGCCTTCACCACCGCttctgcctcctcctttACGTAGCCGCTTGACTAACCGCCACCACGGCTACTATTCCGcactcccttcctcctccttctttgttgtttgtttaAACGCCCTTTTGTTGTCTTCCGAACGGACGCACGGACTCGCTCGAGGAAGCCGcactccccttcccccttcctccacacacacacacacacacgctgctgccgaaggGTCCAGAACGGCTTGGACACTGGGAGGCCGAAAAGGCGCCTGCCCGCTGTATTGGAGCTTCACCTTTCCCTGCGAGTGggcgagacacacacgcgaagaAGCACACACCGTCGCGCATCCCTCCACCCGGACCAGAGGTGTACCGCCCGTACGCGGCGCACGTGCTGGTGGGGACCAAAGTTtgcagagagaagaggcgggaGGACACGGCCGACACGTGCTGGAAGCGAAGGGCCCGCTCCGATAGGAAAACGAACAGAGCGAGAAACACACGGCACAGAAAGGCAAAGGGAGGGCtgccagagagagagtgagcgagtgagtgagtgagtgagtgagcgagcgagcgcgCATCGCTGCACCGGGAGGCGTGCGCATCAGCTGTTTGTGTgcttttcccctcccctttgcTGAGGTGTCCCCTGTCCAGTCCACTGTTCATCATCGCTACCGccacccccctctcctccagctccagtGAATCCAACACTCTTCCGTTGGCGTGTTCTTCGTCCTTCTCGCcgttcttcctcctcgctgcacTGTCCCGTGCCGCTTTCTGAGATTCGCCCTGCGCTCTTCACGCCGCGTCTCTCCCGGAAACGAAAACACAAAGAGAGCACgaggtgcgcggcgcggtgACCTCTCCCAGAACGGCAACTTCACGAGAAGATCCgcggtggtgggtgggggcgcGTGTTGTAAGTGTGCGTCTCGGTACCCGTTCTTCGCTAGCTGGTTGTGCGCTGCTCGGCACGTATCGAAGGTATACGTTTTGTTTTGTCCGTTTTAGTTCTATCTCTCGTgtgcggcaccgtcacccccctcccctccttgtGGAGAGAAAGAACGAGAGGCAACACGCGTGTGGCCTCCTGTAGGGGTGGCTTTctcgtcctctcctcttccttctttgtgGTCGACTGCCACCCTCTCTCGATTTTCTGCAGAgggtgccggtggcggtgtgAGGGGTTTCGAGTTGGGCTTGCTGTTACTTGTTATGCGCCTCACTTTCGGTCTCGCGCTCTCTTCGACGCATCGCTTGCTACCTGAAAACAGAAAAGTCGGAGAAGGAACAGAACGACAAAGAAAATCTAAACCCCCCAAAGGAGCAAGGGAACGGCGAGTCCTTCGGTTGCTCACCTTAATCGAGCCACGAGGACCTAccccccctcaccctccaCCAGCGTAACGCATAAACGCCGTCGATAGTCGGGACGCGCTGCATTCTCCCCTTACCCCGCCCCCACTCCTTCCCGCGCCCGCTTGTGTCGAAGTGCACACACTCCTGATAttgaaaagaagaaaaacacGAAAcgttgttgttgtctgcTCTGCGTGACGCggtgcccctcccccaccctttattgtttttttttctttcgctgtGCTTTATAGTTCGTTGTGTGTCGGTCCGTCTGTCTGCGCGGCTTCGAACGAGCGAGACGCAAGTGGTCTACACCCACGCACGAGACGACGACAAAAAGCGTGGCCGTGGTCATCTGCGGTGGAAAAGAACCAAACAGAcacgaaacgaaaaaaaaaacagaaaatCTGTAAACGCAGACGCGAGCACCCAGCGCCCACCCCCCtccgctccgctgccgttgccagCAGACcgaaaggaaggaaggatacacacacacacacacacacacgcacacacacacacacacgcaaagaaagaaaagaggcaaacgcgaaaaggaaagcaatGACCAGCCGGTACGAGCGGCAGGAGAAGATCGGCGAGGGCACCTACGGCGTGGTGTACAAGGCCCGAGACACGTCCACTGCCGCGACGGTCGCGTTGAAGCGCATTCGGCTTGactcggaggaggagggcgttCCGTGCACCGCCATTCGCGAGATTtcgctgctgaaggagctgcgACATGAGAACATCGTGAAGCTGCTGGACGTGTGTCACAGCGAGCACCGTCTGACGATCGTCTTCGAGTATTTAGACCTAGACTTGAAGAAGTATCTCGACCGCGAGAACGGCAACCTCGATGCGGCAACGGTTCAGCACTTTATGCGcgacctgctgcgcggcgtcgccttcTGCCACCAGCGCAGTGTCCTGCATCGCGACCTGAAGCCGCAGAATCTTCTCATCTCGCGCgagaaggagctgaagcTAGGCGACTTCGGCCTCGGTCGTTCCTTCGCCATCCCAGTGCGCAAATTCACGAACGAGGTGGTGACGCTGTGGTACCGACCGCCCGACGTTCTGCTCGGCTCGATGCAGTACGGTCCGCCGGTGGACGTGTGGTCCGTGGGGTGCATCTTCTCCGAGATGGCCACCGGGACGCCGCTCTTCGCCGGGAAGAACGATGCCGACCAGCTCATGCGGATCTTCCGCTTCCTAGGCACACCGAACAACCGGGTTTGGCCGTCCATGAACCAGTACCCGAACTCGAATAACATGCTGTCGCAGCCGGAGTTTTTGCAGAACTTCGAGCCGGAATGGAGCAACGTGCTCGGCTCCGTGCCCGGGTACGAGAAGCTTGGCTGCGCTGGTGTCGATCTGCTAGAAAAGTTGCTACGCTACGAGCCGTCGGAGCGCATTACGGCGGCAGACGCGTTGAACCACCCGTACTTTAGCCTCCAGTTTTAGCCACTCCAATAACGCAACATTCCCTTTCTGCGTCCCCTCCGTGTGCCGGCAGCAACGAAGAATTCGGGGGAGGCCTGTGTGGCATATACATATCCTGCTCGTTGCCATGCAGAGGTGAGGTGCTGGTGTCCTTGGTTGGTGGCCTTCACGCttggctttttttttgtctaTCCAGAGGGCGTGCCCTCGTCTCGACGCGTATGGATAAGCGTCTGCGTCTTGACtgaggcggccgtggtggtggtgtgtggggggaTGTCCTACCGTTTTCAACCCTTgctgtccctctctcgttctgttgccccctcctctctcctccgcctccttcgttGCTTTCCTGTTTCGGTTGTCTCCTTGTCATGCACTCGGCCGCGTGCGTTTTCtcttgttttgttgttgttttcgaGTGCCGTTCTGTTCCCGTTGATGTCGATcctgtgcatgtgcgtgtgcgcgtgtgtgttttaTATCTCTTCTTCCGGGTGTGGCTCTTCTCGGGGTTGATGCTGTTGGTCTGGCGATAAtgccccccttcctctctcctcccctcccccctcttcggccgctctcttcttctcctcctctctctacACGGTTGTTCACGTTAATATGTTTCCTTCCTTTTTGTCTTCTCTCCGGATCATGCTGAATTCGTCGTTTCGCGCATGCCCGtgttgccccctccccaggcgtgcgtgtgcttccaTGAATAGCGGTGAGTGATGacgccccgccccgccccgccccctcccccgccaccgcccgtACACGCGCACCACCAACCTGCACACGGCTGCGCGCGCGACCGACCCCCGCGGCCGGACTCTTGCAAAGACCGCCGGGCCCAACGAGAGCGTCTTCGCTTCACCTCCTCATTCCcagggaggggcgagggagagaggaaaagcgagcgaagaaaacgaaaaaaaaaactgttTCATTCAGCGGTGCTCACCCAGACGTACTCATACACGAGCACATAGCAGCAGGAGTGGGCCCGAATACCGAGGCACACGGTGGCGTGGGCGCACCCGTTCACAGACTCAGAGAGAGGCCGTCGTTGATTTGGTGGCTCGAGGCGGACGTAGGGCAAGTCAGAGGCAGAGACTCAAAACGGCGAAATACGACGTGGGCCTGCGGCGTgtgaggtggcgctgctgcacttgcctcttccccccccccccccaacatGCGCGCATGCCTCACAAGCACGCCCGCGCTTCCGCGTATAGGGGCGGGGGGACGGTGTCGGTCTTGCGTTGgtgccgtctgctgctgctggcatcATAACTGTTTTCTCCACTTCTCCGCACTcctcacccccacccccaccttctcctttctctcacccatctgccaccaccactcccTCACGTGCGTGCTGTGTTGACACAGCAACAACATCCCTTTTTTTTATGTAGAAGGAGTATCCACGAATCACAAGCTAACTTAGCGCGTGCACCTCTTTTCTCCCACTTTCGATTTGGCTTCCTGCGGCTCGCCCTCACTTcgtgcccccctcctcccacacggacacacaccGCGTCGataccgccaccgccttgCAACGACGGCGAAGCACCACAACTCTGATAGGTTTTCTCCGCTCACAGCCAGCGAGGGAGCACGTGCAGCGTCGTACAGCTCATCTTCGGGGCTtcctctcgttctctcaCGTCCCACACTGCTCAGCTCGCTGACGCAGATATAGCACTCCACGCAGGTGACTTAGGACGAGAATGTCGGCCGCTATAGTGAACCGCGCTGCTagtggcgccgcggcgccgcgccgtaAGGGCAACGAGAGCAAGAAAGATAACAACACGCAGACAGATGTGCGCCTCAGCAACATCACGGCGGCCAAGGCCGTGGCGGACTGCATCCGCACCTCGCTCGGGCCTCGCGGCATGGACAAGATGATTATTGACCCGAAGGGGGAGACGATCATCAGCAACGACG
It encodes the following:
- a CDS encoding 60S ribosomal protein L9, putative; its protein translation is MVKVKSLCTLQIPEGVTVDVKGRKVTVTGKRGTLTKDLTHLQLDLRVDKKNRTFTVIRWFGSKIPIACLNTTKAHVQNMITGVTKGYRFKVRCAYAHFPINVSVDGQNIEVRNFLGEKRVRRQLVPSSVKVSQTDPSKVKDEIIFDGNDLEQVSREAAVLHQMCLVKKKDIRKFLDGIYVQTKTNIEGME
- a CDS encoding 40S ribosomal protein S23, putative; the encoded protein is MTKTNGQNAARKLVRLRCRNRWADKGWKRAHTFSARKANPFGGSSHAKGIVLEKIGVGAKQPNSAIRKCVRVQLIKNDKKIIAFVPNDGCLHFIEENDEVLVSGFGRSGHAVGDIPGVRFKIVKVSNVGLYALYRQKKEKPRN
- a CDS encoding cell division protein kinase 2, whose product is MTSRYERQEKIGEGTYGVVYKARDTSTAATVALKRIRLDSEEEGVPCTAIREISLLKELRHENIVKLLDVCHSEHRLTIVFEYLDLDLKKYLDRENGNLDAATVQHFMRDLLRGVAFCHQRSVLHRDLKPQNLLISREKELKLGDFGLGRSFAIPVRKFTNEVVTLWYRPPDVLLGSMQYGPPVDVWSVGCIFSEMATGTPLFAGKNDADQLMRIFRFLGTPNNRVWPSMNQYPNSNNMLSQPEFLQNFEPEWSNVLGSVPGYEKLGCAGVDLLEKLLRYEPSERITAADALNHPYFSLQF